In Coriobacteriia bacterium, the following are encoded in one genomic region:
- the secF gene encoding protein translocase subunit SecF yields MPKYHIDFMGLRKVFFTFSIVLILISIGSLAIRGLQFGIDFKGGTVITIGNGQGKSIEEVRSAFEGAKFGNVAVQTSRSANASGYLVRSTTTDPDTANNYATAAAEKLGMNVKDFSISTIGAGWGKKLTSSALTALAISIIAILIYISIRFEYKMSLMAVAALFHDVLITLGIYSLLGAEVSTSTIAALLTILGYSLYDTVVIFGRIKENTDNLQKMSFMGMANLSINEVFARSINTTVTSLLPVLVMLFMNVEVLNGFAIALTIGLFIGAYSSIGVAAPLYAMWKETEPKYVALRKKYGKKDAASV; encoded by the coding sequence ATGCCTAAGTATCATATTGATTTCATGGGACTTCGAAAAGTTTTCTTCACTTTTTCAATCGTTCTCATACTGATTTCAATCGGATCGCTTGCGATTCGCGGACTCCAGTTCGGCATCGACTTCAAAGGCGGCACCGTCATCACCATTGGCAACGGACAGGGAAAGAGCATCGAGGAGGTGCGCTCGGCTTTTGAAGGCGCGAAGTTCGGCAACGTCGCCGTTCAAACATCTCGGTCGGCGAACGCATCGGGCTACTTGGTGAGGTCCACGACGACCGATCCCGATACGGCGAACAACTATGCGACTGCGGCGGCTGAAAAGCTCGGAATGAATGTCAAGGATTTTTCTATTTCGACCATCGGCGCCGGTTGGGGTAAGAAACTGACGAGTTCCGCATTGACGGCACTCGCCATATCGATCATCGCCATTTTAATCTACATCAGCATACGATTCGAATATAAGATGTCTTTGATGGCTGTCGCCGCGCTGTTCCATGACGTGCTCATCACGCTCGGCATCTATTCTTTGTTAGGCGCGGAGGTCTCCACTTCGACCATCGCGGCGCTGCTCACGATACTTGGTTATTCCCTGTACGACACCGTCGTCATCTTCGGAAGAATCAAGGAAAACACCGACAATTTGCAAAAGATGTCGTTTATGGGAATGGCGAACCTTTCGATCAACGAAGTGTTCGCCCGCTCGATCAACACGACGGTCACCTCGTTACTTCCCGTTCTCGTCATGCTCTTTATGAACGTCGAGGTGCTCAACGGTTTTGCGATTGCGCTCACGATAGGCCTGTTCATCGGGGCTTATTCATCGATCGGCGTCGCGGCTCCTCTGTATGCCATGTGGAAAGAGACCGAGCCCAAGTATGTCGCGCTTCGGAAGAAGTACGGCAAAAAGGACGCGGCATCGGTATAG
- the tgt gene encoding tRNA guanosine(34) transglycosylase Tgt translates to MTSFSFDLIATDANTHARRGVMHTAHGPVQTPLFMPVGTRATVKGVQTPKLKTLGAQVLLANAYHLYLRPGVELVAEAGGLHTFMNWDHAILTDSGGFQIFSLADTLKLDADGVRFRSIVDGSWHYWTPEENMRIQQLLGADIIMQLDQCAPYPAEKSFVKGAVDRSIDWAKRCKVAHTREDQALFGIVQGGVHEDLRLDSIARLREIDFPGYGIGGYSVGESHEMMFETLPAVCDALPEDKPRYLMGVGNPTTILEAIGMGVDMFDCVLPTRTARMGTAFSSQGRLNMRNAKFAHDFSPLDPRCECETCKNYSRAYIRHLVQSKEMLASILLSEHNLYYLLDLTAKAREAIEENRYAQFLGAWRTSPANNDY, encoded by the coding sequence GTGACTAGTTTTTCTTTCGATCTCATCGCCACCGATGCGAACACACATGCTCGCCGCGGGGTCATGCACACGGCACACGGCCCCGTGCAGACACCGCTTTTCATGCCGGTAGGCACCCGTGCCACCGTCAAGGGCGTTCAAACGCCCAAGCTTAAAACACTGGGAGCGCAAGTTCTACTGGCAAATGCCTATCACCTCTATCTTCGCCCCGGGGTAGAGCTGGTGGCCGAGGCCGGCGGGCTTCACACATTCATGAATTGGGATCATGCGATTTTGACGGATTCAGGCGGATTCCAGATATTCTCTCTGGCCGACACGCTGAAACTCGATGCCGACGGTGTGCGTTTTCGCTCCATCGTCGACGGCTCTTGGCACTATTGGACTCCCGAGGAAAATATGCGTATTCAGCAGTTGCTGGGTGCCGACATCATCATGCAACTCGACCAATGTGCGCCTTATCCGGCGGAAAAATCATTTGTCAAGGGGGCTGTCGACCGCTCAATCGATTGGGCGAAACGATGCAAGGTCGCCCACACACGCGAGGACCAGGCGCTATTCGGCATCGTGCAGGGTGGTGTCCATGAGGACTTGCGCCTCGATTCGATCGCCCGCCTGAGGGAAATCGATTTTCCCGGATACGGAATCGGCGGTTACAGCGTCGGGGAGTCACACGAGATGATGTTTGAAACCCTGCCTGCCGTGTGTGATGCGCTGCCTGAGGATAAACCGCGCTACCTGATGGGCGTGGGGAACCCGACGACCATACTCGAGGCGATAGGAATGGGAGTCGATATGTTCGATTGCGTTTTGCCGACGCGAACCGCGCGGATGGGCACGGCGTTTTCGAGCCAAGGACGCCTCAATATGCGTAATGCGAAATTCGCACATGATTTTTCGCCGCTCGACCCCAGGTGCGAATGCGAAACATGTAAAAATTATTCACGTGCCTATATTCGTCATCTCGTCCAGTCCAAGGAGATGCTTGCCTCGATTTTGCTTTCCGAGCATAATCTGTACTACTTGCTCGATTTGACCGCGAAGGCACGTGAGGCGATCGAAGAGAACAGGTATGCGCAGTTTTTGGGCGCTTGGCGCACTTCGCCGGCGAACAATGACTATTAA
- the queA gene encoding tRNA preQ1(34) S-adenosylmethionine ribosyltransferase-isomerase QueA, protein MRTDDFDYALPTELIAQEPAFPRDSCRLLVLNRASGKTSHATFCDILEYSEAGDCLVVNETRVLPARLHGRREQTGGAVEVLLLKELEEGVWECLVKPGRKARPGEVLEFGDILKGTVRKIDDEGTREIAFESTGEIGVNDAFHKLGEMPLPPYITKKIADPELYQTVFSRDEHSAAAPTAGLHFTEELLERARKKGIIIAKVRLDVGLGTFRPVSVDDPLKHHIHTEYYEVPQETVDIIEQVKQSGGRVIAVGTTATRALESAYKTGGGRLVAVGEPTSLYILPGYRFGVVDGLITNFHVPKSTLMMLVSAFSTRENIMSAYQEAVALRYRMLSFGDAMLII, encoded by the coding sequence GTGCGCACGGATGATTTCGATTATGCATTGCCCACCGAGCTTATCGCTCAGGAGCCGGCGTTTCCTCGAGATTCCTGTCGGCTGCTCGTATTGAATCGCGCAAGCGGAAAAACTTCTCACGCGACATTTTGCGATATCCTCGAATATTCCGAAGCGGGAGACTGCCTTGTGGTCAATGAGACGCGCGTGCTTCCCGCGCGGTTGCACGGTCGACGTGAGCAGACCGGGGGGGCCGTTGAAGTGCTTTTGCTCAAGGAGCTCGAGGAGGGCGTGTGGGAATGTCTCGTGAAGCCGGGGAGAAAAGCCCGCCCGGGGGAGGTTTTGGAATTCGGCGACATTTTGAAGGGGACCGTCCGAAAAATCGATGATGAGGGCACGCGGGAGATTGCCTTTGAATCGACGGGCGAAATCGGTGTGAACGATGCGTTCCACAAACTCGGGGAGATGCCGTTGCCTCCCTACATCACTAAAAAGATAGCCGATCCGGAGCTTTATCAAACGGTGTTCTCCCGTGATGAGCACAGTGCCGCCGCGCCGACTGCCGGGCTCCATTTCACAGAGGAGCTGTTGGAACGCGCACGTAAAAAGGGAATAATCATCGCCAAAGTCCGGCTCGACGTCGGGCTCGGAACATTCCGCCCGGTATCGGTCGACGACCCCTTGAAGCATCATATCCATACCGAATACTATGAAGTTCCGCAAGAAACCGTGGACATCATCGAGCAAGTTAAACAAAGTGGCGGGCGGGTCATCGCCGTCGGGACCACCGCGACACGCGCACTCGAAAGTGCCTATAAAACCGGAGGCGGTCGGCTTGTCGCGGTCGGTGAACCGACATCGCTCTACATTTTGCCCGGCTATCGCTTCGGCGTAGTCGACGGGCTTATCACCAACTTTCATGTTCCGAAATCGACTCTGATGATGTTGGTGAGTGCTTTTTCCACGAGAGAAAACATCATGTCCGCCTATCAGGAGGCGGTTGCGTTGCGCTATAGAATGCTGAGCTTCGGGGATGCCATGCTCATCATTTGA
- the secD gene encoding protein translocase subunit SecD, with protein sequence MDLKQKNWIMLILALVLVAGSWALFSPPAKKITMGLDIQGGLSVILTAQPSAGQTLTTDMMDNSESIIRNRVDGLGVKEASVQRQGADSLLIQVPGISDPQAALKVLGETGQLEFVDVSSITDTTTLAAVQAGDKNVKLKDGTFKAIELNGVKLNGGTIKDSTVSQDTKGNIVVDLTMDSDGTKVWADYTSKNIGKQVAVVLDGTVKSAPAVQSAITTGKTEISGSFTTAEAKSLRTVLISGSLPVTLAQSEARIVGPTLGQDSLNKGVLAGMIGLILVGLYVIGYYRGLGVVTASALVVFSSLFMGVLAIMSKMGVFSLTLPGIAGVVLTIGMAADSSILINERYKEEVRIGKSIQAAADSGTLHGMKTSIDADMVSLVSAVVLYMFAAGSVKGFALTLGIGICCDILMMVLYKRPILILTSNFMSKAPKVWGLSKPAKDEKGGGAHA encoded by the coding sequence ATGGATTTGAAGCAAAAGAATTGGATTATGCTGATTCTCGCTCTTGTCCTTGTCGCGGGTTCGTGGGCGCTTTTTTCGCCTCCCGCCAAGAAGATAACCATGGGTCTCGACATACAAGGTGGACTGTCTGTCATTTTGACGGCGCAGCCCTCGGCGGGTCAGACACTCACGACGGACATGATGGACAATTCTGAGTCGATTATTCGAAATCGCGTTGACGGACTCGGCGTCAAGGAAGCAAGTGTCCAAAGACAGGGTGCCGATTCGCTTCTCATCCAAGTTCCCGGTATCAGCGATCCCCAAGCTGCGTTGAAAGTTCTCGGCGAGACGGGACAACTCGAGTTCGTGGATGTTTCCTCGATTACCGATACGACGACGTTGGCGGCTGTTCAAGCCGGGGATAAAAATGTGAAACTCAAAGACGGTACGTTTAAAGCCATCGAGCTCAACGGCGTGAAGTTGAACGGCGGGACCATCAAGGATTCGACCGTCAGTCAAGACACCAAAGGAAATATCGTCGTCGATTTGACGATGGATTCGGACGGCACCAAAGTGTGGGCGGATTACACATCCAAAAACATCGGCAAGCAAGTGGCCGTCGTGCTGGACGGGACGGTCAAATCCGCGCCTGCCGTGCAAAGCGCCATCACCACCGGTAAGACAGAGATATCGGGTAGTTTCACCACTGCCGAAGCCAAGTCGTTGAGAACCGTTTTGATTTCGGGATCTCTTCCGGTCACACTGGCTCAATCCGAAGCGCGCATAGTCGGCCCGACTCTCGGACAAGACTCCTTGAATAAGGGCGTTCTCGCCGGAATGATCGGTCTCATTCTCGTCGGTCTCTACGTGATTGGCTATTACCGTGGGCTGGGAGTCGTTACGGCGAGTGCGCTTGTCGTCTTCTCTTCGCTGTTCATGGGTGTTTTAGCTATAATGTCGAAAATGGGCGTGTTCTCGCTGACACTACCGGGTATCGCCGGCGTCGTCCTTACCATAGGTATGGCGGCGGACTCCTCGATTTTGATTAACGAACGTTATAAAGAAGAAGTGCGCATAGGTAAATCGATTCAGGCGGCAGCCGACTCGGGAACCTTACACGGCATGAAGACTTCAATCGATGCCGACATGGTTTCGCTCGTTTCGGCAGTTGTGCTCTACATGTTTGCAGCGGGCTCAGTCAAAGGTTTTGCCTTGACGCTCGGCATCGGAATTTGTTGCGATATTCTCATGATGGTTCTTTACAAGCGGCCGATTTTGATTCTTACTTCGAACTTCATGTCGAAAGCTCCTAAGGTCTGGGGACTGTCAAAACCTGCTAAGGATGAGAAAGGGGGCGGTGCACATGCCTAA
- a CDS encoding epoxyqueuosine reductase QueH: protein MLKPLEKMLEEFEHVTILYFNPNIHPLKEYELRKRYVEEYAEEHGVEFMELEYSPALWEDAIKSSRGLDRCKACYEIRLEHTARWAAQAGADVFATTLTVSPYQHHEEIHAAGEAAAQRNGISYLNRTFVDLYAEGVTLSKELGMYRQKYCGCHYSQLEAKEQHEQAAAKKNMLKAERAAQAKLNKLKKQTKKERDRAHG from the coding sequence AAAAATGCTCGAGGAGTTCGAACACGTGACCATTCTGTACTTCAACCCGAACATACATCCGCTTAAAGAGTATGAACTGCGCAAAAGGTATGTCGAGGAGTACGCGGAAGAACACGGCGTGGAGTTCATGGAGCTCGAATATAGTCCCGCCTTGTGGGAGGATGCCATAAAAAGTTCTCGAGGGCTCGATCGTTGTAAGGCGTGCTACGAGATACGTCTGGAGCACACTGCGAGGTGGGCTGCACAAGCGGGCGCCGATGTGTTCGCAACCACTTTGACCGTCAGTCCCTATCAACATCATGAAGAAATACACGCGGCAGGAGAAGCGGCGGCACAAAGAAACGGTATATCTTATTTGAATCGTACATTCGTCGACTTGTATGCGGAGGGTGTGACGCTCTCAAAGGAACTCGGCATGTATCGTCAAAAGTACTGTGGGTGTCACTATTCGCAACTCGAGGCAAAGGAGCAGCACGAACAGGCTGCCGCCAAAAAAAATATGCTGAAAGCCGAACGAGCCGCCCAAGCAAAACTCAACAAACTCAAAAAACAGACCAAGAAGGAGCGCGATCGTGCGCACGGATGA